The sequence CCGCCGCCCGCGGTGCTTTTCAGCATCACCGGGTAGCCAATGGCGCTTGCCGCCGCCAGCGCGGCGTCCGCATCCTCCAGCAACGCCGACCCCTCCAGCAGGGGAATGCGCTGAGCCTTCGCCAGCGCGCGGGCGGTATGTTTAAGGCCGAATACGCGCAGCTGTTGCGGCGTGGGGCCGATAAAGGCGATCCCGGCGGCTTCACAGGCTTCGGCGAAGGCGGCGTTTTCCGACAGGAAACCGTAGCCGGGGTGAATGGCGTCGGCCCCGGTTTTTCTGGCCGCGTCGAGGATCTTATCCACCATCAGATAGGTTTGCGCCGCGGGGCCGTCTCCCAGGCTGACCGCGACGTCCGCCTGCCGGACATGCAGACTGGCGGCGTCGGCTTCTGAATAGACCACCACGCCCGGCACGTTCAGGTCGCGCAGGGTGCGTAAAATACGGCAGGCGATGGCGCCGCGATTGGCAATCAATACGTTTTCAAACATGTGAAACGCTCTCGGAAATGGGCAGGTCGTCCTGCTTCTGCTGTTCTGCGCCAGGGTCGTCCGCGGCGCGGATGCCGAGGCATCAGGCTCCGTGGCGCGCCGTGGCGGTTATCGCGTTGCCTGGTCCGCGTCGCCGGGCGGTTGATTTTCGCCTCGTCACGACCATATCAGCACCTCCGCCGGGGTGGGGTTCCAGCCGTTGCAGGGGTTATTGAGCTGCGGGCAATTGGAGATCAGTACGATGACGTCCGTCTCCGCCCGCAGTTCGACGTACTTTCCCGGCGCCGAGATGCCGTCTTCAAAGGTCAGTCCCCCCTCGGGCGTGACCGGGACATTCATGAAAAAGTTGATGTTGGCGCCGATGTCTCTCTTATCCAGACGGCCGTCGTGCAGGCAGGCGCACAGGAAGTTGTCGCGGCAGCTGTGCATATAGCGTTTATCCAGCGCATAACGCACGGTATTGCTCTCCTGCGCGCAGGCGCCGCCGAGCGTATCGTGCCGGCCGCAGGTGTCGGCGACGATGGTCAGCAGCGGGTTGCCGAGATTGGAATAGAGTACGCTGCCGGTGGTCAGATAGGCGTTGTTCTGACGGCGCAGCGTGCGCTGGGGATCGTAGCGCTCCCGCGGGTCGGCGGCGCGGTAAAACAGCGTATCGACGGCCTGGTTGCCTTCCAGATCGAGCAGGCGCAGCGTTTGGCCTGTTTTAACTTCAAACAGATAGGGTTCGCCCGCCGGGATCACATGACGCGACAGCGCCTGTTCCGGCTGAAGGTGACTGGTGGTTAAGCTCATCGTATTATCCCTCACAGGTATTGGCGTTCAGTGTTATGCAGGGCGCGGGCGTTTTCCGCGCGCGAATGCCGGCAAAGTTCGGTGATGCCGTCGCCGTTTGGCCGCAGCCAATTTAGTCGCACGGGCTTGGGGGAATAGCGCGGATTGGGGTCCATGGGGTGCTGGAGCGCGGTGAGTATCACCAGCGTATCCATCGGCGCGTAGAGTTCGACGTAATCCCCGGCCTTGGCATTACCCGGCTGGAAGTGGAAGCCGCCGCTTTCATCCACCGTCACCTTGCTGAACAGGTTGACGACCATCAGCAGGTCTTGCAGATTCAGGTTCCACTTACCCATCTCCACCAGCAGGTTATCCACGCCGTTGCGATGGAAGGCGTTGCGCTGTTCCTGATAACGTCCCGGACCGTATTTCTCCTCGACTTCCCGTGCGTTGAGCGCCCCGCCGAAGCTGTCGTGCCAGCCGCAGGTGTCGGCGGTGACGGCGGCCAGCACCCGGCCCATATCCGAATAGAGACAGTGGCCGACGGTGAGTTTTGCCGTGTGCTGGCCTTTCAGGGTGTCGGGCAGATTAAGCCGCTCGCTGGGCTGGGCCGCATTCAGCAGCATCAGGCTGACGTTGGCGTCGCCCTCGATATCCGTGATGCGCAGCAGTTGGCCGCGGCGCAGGACAAACGAGGCGTGTCCGCCGCCGGGAACGATTTCTTCATATAAAGCAGACTGTAAAATCAATGGGTCGGTCATGGCTAAAATCCTTATAGGTGATCGGTCGCCGGAGCCGGGATGATGTGCGGCGGCAGCGTGGCAAGCGCGCGGCGCGCGGCAAGGCGATCGGCGTTCAGGGGAATGTCGTAGGTCACACGCGCGCCGTAGGCGTTCGGCGCCTGAGGGTCGAGCCGAACCTTGTCGAACACCAGCAGCCGGGTGCCGAGATTGAAACCTTCCGACAGATCGTGGGTGACCATAAAGGCGGTGAGGCGGGTTTCCTGCCACAGCGCCAGCAGCAGCTGGTGCATATCTTTGCGAATGCCGGGGTCGAGCGCGCCGAACGGTTCATCCAGCAGCAGAATGCGCGGACGCATGATGAACGCCTGCGCAATGGCCAGGCGCTGTTGCATACCGCCGGACAGCTGGCCGGGGTATTTATCCAGCGCCTGTCCCAGCCCTACCCGCTGCAGCAGATGCGTCGCCTCTTCCCTGGCCCGGCGCTTGCGGCGTCCGAAGAAGCGGCCGATGACGCGGGTATGCAGCAGCTCCGGGCCGATGACCACGTTGTCCAGCACGTTCAGGTGCGGGAAGACCGAGTAACGCTGAAACACCACGCCCCGGCTGGCGTCGGGTTCATCCGCCAGCGGCCTGCCTTCCAGCAGCAGGCTGCCCCTGCTCGGTTTTTCCTGCCCCAGCAGCAAGCGCAGAAACGTCGACTTGCCGCACCCGGATGCGCCCACCATGGTGCAGAATTCCCCTTCCTCGATGGAGAGGTTCAGGCGTTCCAGCACCACATGGTCGCCGTACTCCTGCCAGATATTGTTGATTTGAATAAAACTCATCCTTTGTCCCCCGCGGACCAGGGGAAAAAGTATCGGTTGAGACGTCTTAAGGCGTAGTCCATCAGCCAGGCCAGCAGCGTGATCCACACCACGTAAGGCAGGATCACGTCCATGGCCATATAGCGGCGCACCAGGAATATCCGATAACCCAGGCCCGCGGTGGCCGAAATGGCCTCGGCGGAGATCAGGAACAGCCAGGCGGAGCCCAGCATCAGGCGCAGTGAAACCAGCAGACGCGACAGCAACTGGGGCAGCACCACCCTGAGCACCAGCGTCCAGCTATTGGCGCCCAGCGTTTGCGCCTTGATCAGCAGTTCGGGGGGGATTTCGCGGGCGCGCTGTTCGAGATCGCGCGCCAGTACCGGCGTGATGCCGATAACGATCAGCATCACTTTCGACAGCTCATCCAGGCCGAAAACGATAAACAGAATCGGCAGTATCGCCAGCGGCGGGATCATCGACAGCACGGTCATCAGCGGGGACAGCGGCGCCCTGAACAGCGGGAATACCCCGGCGGCGATGCCGAGGCACAGCCCCGCCAGCGAGGCGACGCCCAGTCCGATCGCCAGCCGGCTCAGGCTGGCCGCGGTGTCCGCCCACAGCAGATATTCGCCGCTGCGCCTGTCGGCGGTAAAGGCGACGCGTTCTATCGCCTCGACCATCTGCGCGGCGCTGGGCAGCAGCTTGTCGCTGGGGTTGTCCGCCAGCCGGACGGCCGAACTGGTGAAATAGAGGGCGATCAGCAGCGCAAACGGCAGCAGCATAAGCAGCAGCCGTCCGCCGAGACCCGGATGACGATTGATTAAACGCATGGCCATTCCCCGCGGTGGTTAGAGTTGCCCTGCGGCGGCCATCTGGGCAAAGGTGGCGTCAAAGCGCAGCTTCACGTTGTTTTCGTCGCCGATAATCGCCCCGCCGGGGAAGGCCATCCCCACCGCGTCGGCGCTGCGCGCGCCCTCGCCGAGCAGCCCTTTTTCATAGGAAAAATCCGCTACCCGCCGCATGGTTTTCGGCAGGTCGGCGCTGGTGACGAACCGTACGGCGTCAGCGGGGGCATGGAATAAATGGGTGGTTTTGAGCTGGGCCTGGTAGCCCGGCAGATCGGTTCCTGAAGCGCGCGCCATGGCCTCAAGCGCGGCGTTATCCCCCGCTTGCATCAGCGCCATGATTTCAAACCAGGCGCCGGTCAGGGCCTTGCCCAGCGCCGGGTTGTCGTTAAGCGTTTGGGTATTGACGACCAGCAGATCGATGATTTCGCCGGGGATCTGGCTGGAGCTGAACACTTCGGTGACGCTGGGAACGGCTTTGATGACGGAAAGCTGCGGGTTCCAGGCGCCGGCGGCCTGCACGCTGCCGGTGTTGAACGCGGCGACGATATCGGCGTCGGAGGTATTCACCACTTTGAGATCTTTTTCCGCCAGCCCGGCCTTCTCCAGCCCGCGCACCAGCAAATAGTGAGAAACGGAGAGTTCGGGCAGATTGATATTCAGCCCTTTCAGATCGGACAGCGTCTTGTTTTCGCCCTTTATGACGATGCCGTCATTGCCGTCGGAAAAGCTGCCGGCGAGCAGGGCGGTGGTATCGACCCCGCCCGCCGCGGGCATGGTCAGCGCATCCATATTGGTCATGGCGCAGCCGTCGAACTGGCCGGCGGTATACTGGTTGATCGACTCCACGTAGTCATTAAGCTGGGTGACTTTGATATCAATACCGTATTTTTTGGCCCACTTATCGATAATACCTTCGGTGCTGATATAGCCCCACGGCATCCAGCCCGCATAAATCGTCCAGCAGACGTTAAAGCTCTTTTTCGTTTCGGCGGCGGCGGAAAAGCTCAGCAGGGTCAGGAAGCAGGCGGTAAGGAAAGACTTTCTCATCAGGGTATCTCCAGTCAGGTTTACGGGTGCAGGAGCAGCAAAATACCTAGGGGTTTTAGGTTTGCTGTCTCCCGGGCTTTTATCCCGCCGTGTAACCTCGCTGGAGGTCGCCGGCTCTCGGACCAGTCATTCACCCGCGGTGAACCGGAACCCTAGCCAGCCATTATTTAGTGCGCTCAGACGTGTTAGTACTGTGCTGCCCTGTTTACTGGTTTAAGCAAGATATATACCAGTTTATAAATAAAACAAAAACAAAGAGTTAAGTCCTTCCTCCTGCTAAAAAGACCCTAAAAGAGTGCGCTTAAATCGCCGTCTGCCCGAAAAGAGGGCAATTTCTCCCCGTATGATCGTCTCTTGCGCCGGCTCGGGAAGAAGGGCGGGGTAAAGGTTGTCGCAGGCGCGCTTCTTTTTAGCGATCCTGGCGCGTGTCTTGCACCTGATAAATCGGGTAAGGTTGTGGGTGAACCCTGGGAGGGAAACTGCCGATGTTAAAACAAGCGCTGACCGATGAAGCGGCAAAAGGCCGTATCCGGCTGGATAATGAAGCGGCGATCCTGCTGGCGGCGGAGCATGTGTTCGCCCGGTTTGGCTTTAAGGGCGCCACCATGGCCTTGATCGCCGAGCAGGCGGATTTGCCCAAAGCCAATCTTCACTACTATTTCGGCAACAAGCGGAACCTCTATTTACGCGTGCTGGATGACATTTTGCATGACTGGCTGGCGCCGTTGGAGCATTTCCTGCCGCAGGCCGATCCGCGCGCGGTGATTGAGCAGTATGTGCGGCAAAAGATGGTGCTGGCTTTTGAGCGCCCCTATGCCTCGAAGCTGTTCGCCAATGAGATCCTGCAGGGCGCGCCGATGGTGCATGAGCTATTGCAAACGCAGCTGCATGATTTGGTCGCCGGCAAGGCCGCGGTGGTGGATGGCTGGGTCGCGCAGGGGCTGCTGCTGCCGCTGGACAGCAAACACTTCTTTTTCTCTATCTGGGCGATCACCCAGACCTATGCGGATTTTGATATCCAGATCGCCGCGGTGCTCGGCGAGGAGTCCCGCGCGCCGGATGCGCGGCAGCGGGCCGTCGCCCATGTGCTGACCAGCGTATTTAGAATGTGCGGCCTTACGGATAGATAGCGGCGTTCAGCCGTCATCACGCCGCCGCCGGAGACGCTGAAAAACGTTTCCCGGCGCTTATTTTCCCTCTGCCTGCTTTCTTCTTCCTCTCTTCGCCCTCAAGCCCGATATTGGCGCAATCATCGTTCATCTTGGAGACACTTGCACCGAAAAGAGGCGCAAAATCCGCCATCGTGAAAGCTTATGGCCGATTAACGCCTTGTTTTTAGCGCAATTGATGGCCGGCAAAAAAATGGCACATAAATCGCATGGTTAGAAGGGAAAACTTAACCATTTGGTCAAGATTTTTGGAACCAGCCAGAGGAGCATGCCGCATGAAAACGTCACCACCGCTCGGCGTCGATGCCGCGGGTATTCAGGCCGGGCGCTTAAGCGAGGCGCAGTACGCGGACAACTTTAGCGACAGCGTGGCGCCGCTGGGCAAAATTCAGGCGGTGATTGAGGCGGAACGTTGCTACTACTGCTACGACGCGCCCTGTACCCGTTCCTGCCCGGCGGATATCGACGTGCCGAGCTTTATTCATCGCATCGCGCAGGACAACGTACGCGGCGCGGCGCAGGCCATTCTGAGCGAAAACGTGCTGGGCGGCATGTGCGCCAGGGTGTGTCCCACCGAAACCCTGTGCGAACAGGCCTGCGTGCGTAATCAGCAGGACGGCAGGCCGGTACGCATCGGTCTGCTGCAACGTTACGCCACCGACGCCTATCTCTCCAATCCGGGAACGCCGCTGTTTAGCCGGGCGACCTCCAGCGGCAAAAAAGTGGCGGTGGTGGGCGCGGGCCCGGCGGGATTAACGGCGGCGCACCGGCTGGCGTGTCACGGTCATCACGTCGTGGTGTTCGACGCCCGGGAAAAACCGGGCGGGCTGAATGAGTATGGTCTGGCCGCCTACAAGACCACGGATGATTTCGCCCAGCGCGAAATTGCCTGGCTGCTGTCCATCGGCGGCATCGAACTGCGTCTTAACCACCGTCTGGGACAAGACATCACGCTGGATGCGCTGCGCGCCGATTATGACGCGGTTTTCCTCGCCATGGGGCTGGGCGGCGTCAACGCGTTGGGTATTGAAGAGGCGCCGCTGGAAGGCGTGCGCGAGGCGGTCGATTTTATCGCCGAGCTGCGCCAGGCGCCCCATCCCGCCGCGGTGGCGATAGGCCGCAGCGTGGTGGTGATTGGCGGCGGCATGACCGCCGTCGACGCCGCGGTGCAGGCCAAAAAGCTGGGCGCCCGTGAAGTCACCATGGCGTATCGCCGCGGCGCCGCGGAGATGAAAGCCTCGCCCCACGAACAGGAGTGGGCGAAAGCCAATGGCGTAGTTATCCGTCACTGGGCGGCCCCTCAGGCGCTCCACGCCGCGGACGGCCGCGTCGCGGCGGTTTCTTTTATGGTTATGCAGGCGCGGTCGGGGGCGCTGGTCGCCAGCGGGGAAACGTTCCGGCTGCCGGCCGATATGGTGCTCAAAGCCATCGGCCAGACCTATGACGCCGGCCTGACCGGCGCCGCGATTGCGCTGCAAGACGGGCGTATCGCCACCGACGAGCAGGGGCGCACGTCGGTGCCCGGCGTATGGGCCGGGGGCGACTGCTGCGCCGGTGGGCTGGACCTGACGGTGGACGCGGTACGGCAGGGCAAAGCGGCGGCGGCGTCGATAGACGCGCAGCTGCGCCCCGTTGCCCGTCACTCTTCACTGAACGAGCGGGAGGTGTTGCATGGCTGATATCAGCAGTAACTTTTTAGGGATTAAAAGCCCCAATCCTTTCTGGCTGGCTTCCGCCCCGCCGACGGACAAAGAGTACAACGTGGTGCGGGCGTTTGAGGCCGGCTGGGGCGGGGTAGTGTGGAAAACCCTGGGGCAGGATCCGCACGTGGTGAACGTCAACGGCCCGCGCTACAGCACCCTGCGCACCGCCGATCGCCGCATCATCGGCCTGAATAATATCGAGCTGATTACCGACCGGTCGCTGGATACCAATCTGGAAGAGATCGCCCGCGTCAAGCGCAACTGGCCGGACCGGGCGATGATCGTCTCCATTATGGTGCCCTGCGAGGAGGAGGCCTGGAAAAGCATTCTGCCGCTGGTGGAACAGACCGGGGCGGACGGCATCGAACTGAACTTCGGCTGTCCGCACGGCATGAGCGAGCGGGGCATGGGGGCGGCGGTGGGTCAGGTGCCGGAATACATCGCCATGGTCACCCGCTGGTGCAAGCAGTATTCCCGCCTGCCGACGATCGTCAAACTGACGCCGAATATCGCCGATATTCGCCAACCGGCGCGGGCGGCATTGCAGGGCGGCGCCGACGCGGTATCGCTGATCAACACCATCAACTCGGTGATGGGGGTGGATCTGGAACGGATGACCATCCACCCCAATACCGGCGGCAAAGGGTCGCACGGCGGCTACTGCGGCCCGGCGGTGAAGCCTATCGCGCTGAATATGGTGGCGGAAATCGCGCGCGACGAACCGACGCGCGCGTTGCCGATGTCCGGCATCGGCGGCATCGCCACCTGGCGCGATGCGGCAGAGTTTATTGCGCTGGGCTGCGGCACGGTGCAGGTGTGCACCGCGGTAATGGTGCACGGTTTTCAGATTGTGCGCGACATGGTGAGCGGCCTGTCCAACTTTATGGATGAGCAGGGCTACCGCACGCTGGAGGACTTCCGCGGGCGCGCCGTCGGCAGCGTCAGCGACTGGCGTTATCTCAACCTTAATCATATCGACAAGGCGGTGATTGACCAGTCGGCGTGCATTAAATGCGGGCGCTGTCACCTGGCCTGTGAGGATACCTCGCACCAGGCGATCACCAGTCTGAAAGAGGGCGAACGCCATTACGAGGTCAAGGAAGAGGAGTGCGTCGGCTGCAACCTGTGCGTCTCCATCTGTCCGGTTGAAAACTGCATTTCCATGCGCAGCCTGCAACCGGGAGAAGTGGATTTGCGTACCGGCAAGGTGGTGAGCGGGGAGTACGCCAACTGGACGACGCACCCGAATAATCCGCTGGCGGTAACGGCCGGAACCGTCTGAGTCGGCCTACCCCACCCCGACCCTCCCCTTTGCAGGGGAGGGAGTTGGCTCCTCCCCCTTGACAAGGGGGAGGCCGGGAGGGGGTGGCGGCAGGCATCGCCTGAGTAGTGTTTCACCCCACCCCGGCCCTTCGCAGGGGAGGGAGTTAGCTCCTCCCCCTGGCAAGGGGGAGGCCGGGAGGGGGCATTAGCGGCACCGCGCCTAACTTTATTAGCCAGCAATAACGAGGGGAACATGATGAGTCATAACCTGTTAATCAAAGGCGGTACGGTGGTCAATGCCGATCGGGAATTTCGCGCCGACGTGCTCTGCGCCGACGGCGTTATCGTGGCGGTGGGCGAAGATGCCGCCCGCGACGCGCCGGCCGGAACCGAGGTGATCGACGCCGGTGGGCAGTACGTAATGCCGGGCGGCATCGACCCGCATACCCATATGAATTTCCCCTTTATGGGAACGGTCACGGTGGATGATTTCTACAGCGGAACGGCGGCGGGGCTGGCGGGCGGCACCACCACCATTATCGATTTCGTTATCCCCAATCCGCAGCAGCCGCTGATGGAGGCTTATCGCAACTGGCGCGGCTGGGCGGAAAAGGCGGCGTCCGACTACAGTTTCCACGTCGCCATTACCTGGTGGGATGAGAGCGTGCACCGGGATATGGGCACGCTGGTGCGGGAAGAGGGCGTCAACAGCTTCAAGCACTTTATGGCCTATAAGAATGCCATCATGTGCGACGACGAGACGCTGATGAACAGCTTCCGCCGCTCGCTGGAGCTGGGGGCGATGCCGACCGTCCACGCCGAAAACGGCGAAATGGTCTTTTTGCTACAGCAGGAGATGATGAAGCGCGGCATCACCGGGCCGGAGGGGCATCCGCTGTCGCGTCCGCCGGAAGTGGAAGGGGAAGCGGCCAGCCGGGCGATTTCCATCGCCAACGTGCTGGGCGTGCCCATTTATGTGGTTCACGTTTCCTGTAGCGAGTCGGCGCAGGCCATCGCCCGCGCCCGGGCGCGCGGCCAGCGGGTTTACGGTGAAGTGCTGGCCGGTCACCTGGTGGTGGACGACAGCGTGTACCGCGATGCGGATTTCAATAAAGCCGCCGCCCATGTGATGAGTCCGCCGTTTCGTCCCAAAGGCCATCAGGAGGCGCTGTGGCGCGGATTACAGTCCGGCCAGTTGCACACCACCGCCACCGACCACTGTACCTTCTGCACCAGCCAGAAAGCCGCGGGCAGCGATAACTTCACCAAAATTCCCAACGGCTGCGGCGGCGTGGAGGAGCGTCTGGCGGTTATCTGGGACGCCGGCGTCAATAGCGGACGCCTGACGCCCAGCGAGTTCGTCGCCATTACCTCCGCCAATACCGCCCGCCTGTTCAATATCTACCCCCGCAAAGGCCGGGTTACGGTAGGGGCCGACGCCGATCTGGTGGTGTGGGATCCCCAGGGCAGTAAAACCCTGTCCGCCAAAACGCATCACTCGAAAAATGATTTCAACGTCTTTGAAGGCCGCACGGTGCGCGGCATTCCACGATATACGGTCAGCCAGGGGAAACTGGTGTGGGCCGACGGCGATCTGCGCGCCCGGCAAGGGGCGGGGCGCTATATCAAACGCCCGGCATTCAGCGCGGATTTCAGCGCCGGCGCCCTGCGGCAAAGCCTGCTGGCGCCGCAAGCCGTGGCGCGTTAAAGAACCTACCCGACAGCAAGACGGTGACGTCCACCCATGAGGAAATCTGTTATGAATAGCGAAGCGTTATCCGCAACAAAAAATAAAATCGATATCGCCGATCTGCGCGTTGACGGCGATCGCCTGTGGCAGTCGCTGATGGATCTGGCGGCGATCGGCGCCACGCCCAAAGGCGGCGTATGCCGCCTGACCCTGACGGACCTGGATCGTCAGGGTCGCGATCTGGTGGTGGGCTGGGGGAAAGCCGCCGGGCTGTCGGTTGAAATCGACAAGATCGGCAACGTGTTTATGCGTCGTCCCGGACGCAATAACGCCCTGCCGCCAATAGTGGCGGGCAGCCATATCGATACTCAGCCGACCGGCGGGAAATTCGACGGCAACTTTGGCGTGCTGGCGGCGCTGGAAGTGATCCGCACGCTTAACGACCGGAAGATAGAAACCGACGCGCCGGTGGAAATGGTGTTCTGGACCAATGAGGAAGGGTCGCGCTTTGTGCCGGTGATGATGGGCTCCGGCGTCTTTGCCGGCGTATTTCCGCTGGAGTATGCCTATGCCGCGCAGGACGCGGACGGTAAAAGCGTGGGGGATGAACTGAAGAAAATCGGCTATGCCGGTGCGCAAACGCCGGGCGACCACCCCATCGGCG comes from Brenneria nigrifluens DSM 30175 = ATCC 13028 and encodes:
- a CDS encoding NAD(P)-dependent oxidoreductase; translated protein: MKTSPPLGVDAAGIQAGRLSEAQYADNFSDSVAPLGKIQAVIEAERCYYCYDAPCTRSCPADIDVPSFIHRIAQDNVRGAAQAILSENVLGGMCARVCPTETLCEQACVRNQQDGRPVRIGLLQRYATDAYLSNPGTPLFSRATSSGKKVAVVGAGPAGLTAAHRLACHGHHVVVFDAREKPGGLNEYGLAAYKTTDDFAQREIAWLLSIGGIELRLNHRLGQDITLDALRADYDAVFLAMGLGGVNALGIEEAPLEGVREAVDFIAELRQAPHPAAVAIGRSVVVIGGGMTAVDAAVQAKKLGAREVTMAYRRGAAEMKASPHEQEWAKANGVVIRHWAAPQALHAADGRVAAVSFMVMQARSGALVASGETFRLPADMVLKAIGQTYDAGLTGAAIALQDGRIATDEQGRTSVPGVWAGGDCCAGGLDLTVDAVRQGKAAAASIDAQLRPVARHSSLNEREVLHG
- a CDS encoding ATP-binding cassette domain-containing protein, coding for MSFIQINNIWQEYGDHVVLERLNLSIEEGEFCTMVGASGCGKSTFLRLLLGQEKPSRGSLLLEGRPLADEPDASRGVVFQRYSVFPHLNVLDNVVIGPELLHTRVIGRFFGRRKRRAREEATHLLQRVGLGQALDKYPGQLSGGMQQRLAIAQAFIMRPRILLLDEPFGALDPGIRKDMHQLLLALWQETRLTAFMVTHDLSEGFNLGTRLLVFDKVRLDPQAPNAYGARVTYDIPLNADRLAARRALATLPPHIIPAPATDHL
- the preA gene encoding NAD-dependent dihydropyrimidine dehydrogenase subunit PreA — its product is MADISSNFLGIKSPNPFWLASAPPTDKEYNVVRAFEAGWGGVVWKTLGQDPHVVNVNGPRYSTLRTADRRIIGLNNIELITDRSLDTNLEEIARVKRNWPDRAMIVSIMVPCEEEAWKSILPLVEQTGADGIELNFGCPHGMSERGMGAAVGQVPEYIAMVTRWCKQYSRLPTIVKLTPNIADIRQPARAALQGGADAVSLINTINSVMGVDLERMTIHPNTGGKGSHGGYCGPAVKPIALNMVAEIARDEPTRALPMSGIGGIATWRDAAEFIALGCGTVQVCTAVMVHGFQIVRDMVSGLSNFMDEQGYRTLEDFRGRAVGSVSDWRYLNLNHIDKAVIDQSACIKCGRCHLACEDTSHQAITSLKEGERHYEVKEEECVGCNLCVSICPVENCISMRSLQPGEVDLRTGKVVSGEYANWTTHPNNPLAVTAGTV
- the hydA gene encoding dihydropyrimidinase, encoding MMSHNLLIKGGTVVNADREFRADVLCADGVIVAVGEDAARDAPAGTEVIDAGGQYVMPGGIDPHTHMNFPFMGTVTVDDFYSGTAAGLAGGTTTIIDFVIPNPQQPLMEAYRNWRGWAEKAASDYSFHVAITWWDESVHRDMGTLVREEGVNSFKHFMAYKNAIMCDDETLMNSFRRSLELGAMPTVHAENGEMVFLLQQEMMKRGITGPEGHPLSRPPEVEGEAASRAISIANVLGVPIYVVHVSCSESAQAIARARARGQRVYGEVLAGHLVVDDSVYRDADFNKAAAHVMSPPFRPKGHQEALWRGLQSGQLHTTATDHCTFCTSQKAAGSDNFTKIPNGCGGVEERLAVIWDAGVNSGRLTPSEFVAITSANTARLFNIYPRKGRVTVGADADLVVWDPQGSKTLSAKTHHSKNDFNVFEGRTVRGIPRYTVSQGKLVWADGDLRARQGAGRYIKRPAFSADFSAGALRQSLLAPQAVAR
- a CDS encoding urea amidolyase associated protein UAAP1 — protein: MTDPLILQSALYEEIVPGGGHASFVLRRGQLLRITDIEGDANVSLMLLNAAQPSERLNLPDTLKGQHTAKLTVGHCLYSDMGRVLAAVTADTCGWHDSFGGALNAREVEEKYGPGRYQEQRNAFHRNGVDNLLVEMGKWNLNLQDLLMVVNLFSKVTVDESGGFHFQPGNAKAGDYVELYAPMDTLVILTALQHPMDPNPRYSPKPVRLNWLRPNGDGITELCRHSRAENARALHNTERQYL
- a CDS encoding putative urea ABC transporter substrate-binding protein, encoding MRKSFLTACFLTLLSFSAAAETKKSFNVCWTIYAGWMPWGYISTEGIIDKWAKKYGIDIKVTQLNDYVESINQYTAGQFDGCAMTNMDALTMPAAGGVDTTALLAGSFSDGNDGIVIKGENKTLSDLKGLNINLPELSVSHYLLVRGLEKAGLAEKDLKVVNTSDADIVAAFNTGSVQAAGAWNPQLSVIKAVPSVTEVFSSSQIPGEIIDLLVVNTQTLNDNPALGKALTGAWFEIMALMQAGDNAALEAMARASGTDLPGYQAQLKTTHLFHAPADAVRFVTSADLPKTMRRVADFSYEKGLLGEGARSADAVGMAFPGGAIIGDENNVKLRFDATFAQMAAAGQL
- a CDS encoding ABC transporter permease is translated as MRLINRHPGLGGRLLLMLLPFALLIALYFTSSAVRLADNPSDKLLPSAAQMVEAIERVAFTADRRSGEYLLWADTAASLSRLAIGLGVASLAGLCLGIAAGVFPLFRAPLSPLMTVLSMIPPLAILPILFIVFGLDELSKVMLIVIGITPVLARDLEQRAREIPPELLIKAQTLGANSWTLVLRVVLPQLLSRLLVSLRLMLGSAWLFLISAEAISATAGLGYRIFLVRRYMAMDVILPYVVWITLLAWLMDYALRRLNRYFFPWSAGDKG
- a CDS encoding urea amidolyase associated protein UAAP2, yielding MSLTTSHLQPEQALSRHVIPAGEPYLFEVKTGQTLRLLDLEGNQAVDTLFYRAADPRERYDPQRTLRRQNNAYLTTGSVLYSNLGNPLLTIVADTCGRHDTLGGACAQESNTVRYALDKRYMHSCRDNFLCACLHDGRLDKRDIGANINFFMNVPVTPEGGLTFEDGISAPGKYVELRAETDVIVLISNCPQLNNPCNGWNPTPAEVLIWS
- a CDS encoding TetR/AcrR family transcriptional regulator, producing MLKQALTDEAAKGRIRLDNEAAILLAAEHVFARFGFKGATMALIAEQADLPKANLHYYFGNKRNLYLRVLDDILHDWLAPLEHFLPQADPRAVIEQYVRQKMVLAFERPYASKLFANEILQGAPMVHELLQTQLHDLVAGKAAVVDGWVAQGLLLPLDSKHFFFSIWAITQTYADFDIQIAAVLGEESRAPDARQRAVAHVLTSVFRMCGLTDR